A genomic region of Bacteroidota bacterium contains the following coding sequences:
- the ppdK gene encoding pyruvate, phosphate dikinase yields MSAIATKNVYVFGNGVADGDKSMKAHLGGKGANLAEMSSIGMPVPAGFTISTDCCKYYNQNNHSWPETLEAEVNAGVQHIEGAMSAGFGNAQNPLLLSVRSGAAVSMPGMMDTVLNLGLNDEVVEGLAAHTNNPRFAYDSYRRFIDMFGNVVMGVPHHDFEHALESLKQEKGVDDDVDLTADDLKELVERYKAIYKKHIGNLFPESPTEQLTLAINAVFNSWDSERAIKYRNINKIKGLIGTAVNVQAMVFGNMGEGCGTGVLFTRNPSTGENKLYGEYLVNAQGEDVVAGIRTPQELDKMAEELPDAYKELVATTERLEQHYKNVQDIEFTVQHGKLYILQTRNGKRTGAAAIKFAVDMVSEGLVDTKTAVSELVEPGHLDQLLHPRFENETGYADRVIAKGLPASPGAAVGQVIFTAHEAEEAKAAGKHVILVRIETSPEDIGGMDAAQGILTSRGGMTSHAAVVARGWGKPCVAGCGEVVINYANKTFTVGDTTVSEGDWVSINGSTGEVILGKEGLVPPQMSGDFATFMNWVDEYREMGVRTNADAPADAQKAVEFGAEGIGLCRTEHMFFEGDRILSMRKMIMAKTEDARRAALNELLPFQKEDFSGLFEAMDGKPVTIRLLDPPLHEFLPHDEAGQKEMANALGISVDAVKAQVEALHEFNPMLGHRGCRLGITYPEITEMQARAILEAAVETRAKGIDVHPEIMVPLIGTVEEFVNQKAVILETAEKVFAEKGTKVDYLIGTMIEIPRAALTAADIAAEAEFFSFGTNDLTQMTFGYSRDDAGRFLPDYVDTKILPDDPFQSIDTSGVGKLVQMATDGGRASNGKLKVGICGEHGGDPASVQFCFETGLNYVSCSPFRVPIARLAAAQASIAAKS; encoded by the coding sequence ATGAGTGCTATTGCAACAAAAAACGTGTATGTGTTTGGGAATGGCGTGGCCGACGGTGATAAGTCGATGAAGGCTCACCTGGGTGGAAAAGGCGCAAACCTGGCGGAGATGAGCTCCATTGGCATGCCTGTCCCCGCAGGGTTTACGATCAGCACCGATTGCTGTAAGTATTACAACCAAAACAACCACTCCTGGCCTGAGACGCTGGAAGCAGAAGTCAATGCAGGTGTACAGCACATCGAAGGAGCGATGAGCGCCGGCTTCGGCAATGCGCAGAACCCACTGCTCTTGTCTGTTCGCAGTGGTGCTGCTGTATCAATGCCAGGTATGATGGACACGGTGCTCAACCTTGGTCTGAACGACGAAGTGGTAGAAGGCCTCGCTGCCCATACCAACAACCCACGTTTTGCATACGACTCTTATCGTCGTTTCATCGACATGTTTGGCAACGTGGTTATGGGGGTTCCTCACCACGACTTTGAGCATGCGCTGGAATCCTTGAAGCAGGAGAAAGGTGTAGATGATGACGTGGACCTCACAGCAGATGACCTTAAAGAGCTCGTAGAGCGCTACAAAGCCATCTACAAAAAGCATATCGGCAACCTATTTCCTGAGAGCCCTACCGAGCAGCTGACACTGGCTATCAACGCTGTATTCAACTCATGGGACAGCGAGCGCGCCATCAAATACCGCAACATCAACAAAATCAAAGGCCTTATCGGCACGGCAGTCAATGTGCAGGCCATGGTGTTTGGTAACATGGGAGAAGGATGTGGCACAGGCGTACTGTTCACCCGTAACCCTTCAACCGGTGAAAACAAATTGTACGGTGAGTACCTCGTTAACGCCCAGGGCGAAGACGTTGTAGCAGGTATCCGAACGCCACAGGAGCTCGACAAAATGGCAGAAGAACTGCCAGACGCGTACAAAGAATTGGTTGCCACAACCGAACGGCTCGAACAGCACTACAAAAACGTACAGGACATCGAGTTCACCGTACAGCACGGCAAACTCTACATCTTGCAGACCCGTAACGGAAAGCGTACCGGTGCAGCTGCCATCAAGTTTGCTGTCGACATGGTCTCTGAAGGCCTGGTAGACACCAAAACGGCTGTTAGCGAACTCGTTGAGCCTGGTCACCTCGATCAGTTGCTGCACCCACGTTTCGAAAATGAAACGGGTTATGCAGACCGCGTAATTGCCAAGGGCCTGCCCGCATCACCGGGCGCAGCGGTTGGCCAGGTGATCTTTACGGCCCATGAGGCAGAAGAAGCCAAAGCAGCCGGCAAACACGTGATCCTCGTGCGTATCGAAACCAGCCCTGAAGACATCGGCGGCATGGATGCTGCGCAGGGTATCCTCACCTCTCGCGGTGGTATGACCTCACACGCAGCAGTAGTTGCGCGTGGCTGGGGCAAGCCTTGTGTTGCGGGTTGTGGCGAAGTGGTTATCAACTACGCAAACAAAACCTTCACCGTTGGCGACACCACGGTCTCAGAAGGCGACTGGGTTTCTATCAACGGCAGCACCGGCGAAGTTATCCTGGGCAAAGAAGGCCTGGTACCACCACAGATGAGCGGTGACTTTGCCACATTCATGAACTGGGTAGATGAGTACCGCGAGATGGGCGTCCGCACGAACGCAGACGCACCGGCAGATGCGCAGAAAGCCGTTGAGTTTGGCGCTGAAGGTATTGGCCTTTGCCGTACGGAGCACATGTTCTTCGAAGGCGATCGCATCCTGAGCATGCGTAAAATGATTATGGCGAAAACGGAAGATGCTCGCCGCGCAGCGCTCAACGAATTGCTGCCTTTCCAGAAAGAAGACTTCAGTGGCCTCTTCGAAGCAATGGACGGCAAGCCGGTAACCATCCGCCTGCTGGATCCACCCCTTCATGAGTTCCTGCCACACGACGAAGCCGGCCAGAAAGAAATGGCTAATGCACTCGGTATTTCAGTTGACGCTGTAAAAGCACAGGTTGAAGCACTGCACGAATTCAACCCGATGCTCGGACACCGTGGTTGCCGCCTTGGCATCACGTACCCGGAGATCACCGAAATGCAGGCCCGTGCAATCCTCGAAGCCGCTGTAGAAACACGCGCCAAAGGCATCGACGTGCATCCGGAAATCATGGTACCGCTGATTGGTACCGTTGAAGAGTTTGTCAACCAGAAAGCTGTAATTCTCGAAACCGCTGAAAAAGTGTTTGCAGAGAAAGGCACCAAGGTTGACTACCTCATCGGCACGATGATCGAGATTCCTCGTGCGGCACTGACCGCAGCGGATATCGCAGCAGAAGCTGAGTTCTTCTCGTTTGGTACCAACGACCTCACGCAGATGACCTTCGGCTACAGCCGCGACGACGCCGGCCGCTTCCTGCCTGACTACGTTGATACGAAGATCCTGCCAGACGACCCGTTCCAGTCTATCGACACCTCAGGTGTTGGCAAACTGGTACAGATGGCTACTGATGGCGGACGCGCGTCCAACGGCAAACTCAAAGTAGGTATTTGCGGCGAGCACGGTGGTGACCCTGCTTCCGTACAGTTCTGCTTCGAGACAGGCCTCAACTACGTCTCCTGCTCGCCATTCCGTGTGCCTATCGCACGGCTTGCAGCAGCACAGGCTAGCATTGCAGCCAAGTCGTAA
- a CDS encoding CPBP family glutamic-type intramembrane protease: MPLLTLEKPKVFRDVKEAPMLLLLLVLLSDITFNWLYINFFRDAFAIPEVYTSGVVDSLFVLSIIKIAFVVLGVVFWIGRFRGRHLGLGWSKLKEGLIATFFIWAILQAVQVAYGMVVSTEVGYHIDWQQEGALKIIGAFILYAIGKAFFDELTYRGLLLPQLHLKCQRYLNLDARIILGLAVVISQTIYLIIQLPLISLFISTGFSSVMTLTSLFFLSILNALIYLRTKNLYITIGMHAIWFQPIFVASPAVPHTFILVLLAIGFILVWPMLPNAASMQSTWPLEERRTT; encoded by the coding sequence ATGCCTTTGCTCACACTTGAAAAGCCAAAAGTCTTCCGCGATGTAAAGGAAGCCCCCATGTTGTTGTTGTTGCTGGTGTTGCTGTCTGACATCACTTTCAACTGGTTGTACATCAACTTTTTCAGGGATGCCTTTGCAATTCCCGAGGTCTATACCAGCGGCGTCGTGGACTCATTGTTTGTGTTGAGTATTATTAAAATCGCGTTTGTGGTACTGGGTGTGGTGTTCTGGATTGGCCGGTTCCGCGGCCGGCATCTCGGGCTGGGATGGAGCAAACTTAAAGAAGGCCTCATCGCCACGTTCTTTATCTGGGCCATCTTACAAGCTGTACAGGTTGCCTATGGCATGGTTGTCTCCACGGAAGTTGGGTATCATATCGACTGGCAACAGGAAGGCGCGCTTAAAATTATCGGGGCTTTCATCCTCTACGCTATAGGTAAAGCATTCTTCGACGAACTTACTTACCGCGGCCTCTTACTTCCCCAGTTACACCTGAAGTGCCAGCGCTATCTAAACCTTGACGCCCGCATAATACTCGGGCTCGCGGTTGTCATCTCGCAGACCATCTACCTTATCATCCAGTTGCCGCTGATCAGCCTCTTCATATCGACGGGCTTTAGCTCCGTCATGACGCTGACTTCGCTCTTCTTCCTCAGCATACTGAATGCCCTAATCTATTTGCGAACCAAAAATCTTTACATCACCATTGGCATGCACGCCATCTGGTTTCAGCCAATTTTTGTGGCTTCCCCTGCTGTACCCCATACGTTTATCCTGGTCTTGCTCGCCATCGGATTCATCCTGGTGTGGCCCATGTTACCAAACGCGGCGTCGATGCAATCTACCTGGCCACTTGAGGAGCGAAGAACAACTTGA
- the topA gene encoding type I DNA topoisomerase yields the protein MKRLVVVESPTKARTISRFLSGDDFRVEASMGHVRDLPASAAQIPETLKKKAWARLGVNVEEDFEPLYVIPPDKKKIVKELKSALKDADELYIATDEDREGESIGWHLVQVLNPKIPVRRMVFHEITKDAILEALDNTREINTNLIDAQETRRILDRLVGYSISPLLWKKIKPKLSAGRVQSVAVRLIVLREKERMAFVPASYWDIKARLAHDAREFDSVLSKYKGIRIATGKDFDDETGKLNAKLKEGKDVLVLNEEEARALAARLPKDTWTVTSVEERIVSRKPAPPFITSTLQQEASRKLKLSARDAMRVAQKLYEQGYITYMRTDSTQLSKEAIDASRAAIERKYGSEYINDKVRNFSSSVRNAQEAHEAIRPAGNKMQTKDELNLSGIEGALYDLIWKRTVASQMKDARLRLATVLIDAGEGDDVAQFKANGRTIEFPGFFRAYVEGSDDPEAALEDRDQPLPRIREGDNPDCKNVEAVGHETKPPARYTEASLIKMLEKQGIGRPSTYATIIDTIIHRGYVRRKSNQLIPTFTAFATTHLLEQEFEQLVDVGFTAGMEQVLDDIAAGEVKAKPYLDQFYQGKDGLEAKVEGGLDKIDARSVSTVTSPKWGDYLVRVGRYGPYVELEKDGERLTASLPPESAPADLLEEDLATIIKEGNEEDKVVGIHPEASMPVIIRKGPYGPYIQLGDDEQEGKPKRISIPKGTSPSEVDLDKAVNLLALPRVLGSHPETGTDISANIGRYGPYVHHGRTFASLTAEDDVLTVELSRALELINKKNKKSAALRTLGEHPETGDPIDVMEGRYGPYVKHQKTNASLPKGVEPDALTMDQALELLAAKAKSKGKKRTTRKKKK from the coding sequence ATGAAGCGTCTGGTCGTTGTAGAATCTCCTACCAAAGCTCGTACGATAAGTAGATTTCTTTCCGGAGATGATTTCCGGGTAGAAGCCAGCATGGGACACGTTAGGGATTTGCCGGCTTCCGCTGCCCAGATTCCAGAAACGCTGAAAAAGAAAGCATGGGCGCGGTTGGGCGTAAATGTTGAGGAAGACTTTGAGCCGCTCTACGTCATTCCTCCTGATAAGAAAAAAATTGTCAAAGAGCTCAAATCTGCGCTCAAAGATGCGGACGAACTCTACATCGCGACTGACGAAGACCGCGAAGGTGAATCTATTGGCTGGCACCTCGTGCAGGTGTTGAATCCGAAGATCCCGGTACGGCGCATGGTCTTCCATGAAATTACCAAAGATGCCATTCTTGAGGCACTCGACAATACGCGCGAAATTAATACCAACCTGATTGATGCACAGGAAACCCGCCGCATTCTCGACAGGCTTGTAGGGTATTCTATTTCGCCGCTCCTCTGGAAGAAAATCAAACCTAAACTCTCCGCCGGCCGTGTGCAGAGTGTTGCTGTTCGTTTGATTGTACTCCGTGAGAAAGAACGGATGGCTTTTGTGCCGGCTTCTTACTGGGATATCAAAGCCCGATTGGCACACGATGCGCGTGAATTTGACTCGGTACTCTCTAAGTACAAAGGCATTCGCATTGCTACTGGCAAAGACTTTGACGACGAGACGGGCAAGCTCAACGCCAAGCTGAAAGAAGGCAAAGACGTGCTGGTCCTTAACGAGGAAGAAGCACGTGCACTGGCCGCGCGGCTTCCCAAGGATACCTGGACGGTTACCAGTGTTGAAGAGCGGATTGTCTCGCGCAAGCCGGCGCCACCGTTTATTACGTCGACCCTCCAACAGGAGGCCAGCCGTAAACTGAAGCTCTCTGCGCGCGACGCCATGCGTGTAGCGCAGAAATTGTACGAGCAAGGATACATCACCTATATGCGTACAGACTCTACCCAGCTTTCCAAAGAAGCCATTGACGCCAGCCGCGCGGCAATCGAGCGGAAATACGGGAGTGAGTACATCAACGATAAGGTGCGCAATTTCTCCAGCAGCGTGCGCAATGCACAGGAGGCACATGAAGCGATCCGGCCTGCTGGCAACAAAATGCAAACCAAGGATGAACTGAACCTTAGTGGCATCGAAGGTGCATTGTACGACCTGATTTGGAAGCGTACCGTTGCATCTCAGATGAAAGATGCTCGCCTGCGCCTCGCCACTGTGCTCATTGATGCAGGTGAAGGAGACGACGTGGCCCAGTTCAAAGCCAACGGACGTACCATCGAATTTCCCGGTTTCTTCCGCGCCTATGTTGAAGGCAGTGATGACCCGGAAGCTGCGCTTGAAGACCGCGACCAGCCCCTGCCACGGATCAGGGAAGGAGACAATCCGGATTGTAAAAACGTGGAGGCTGTAGGGCACGAAACCAAACCGCCGGCACGCTATACCGAAGCCAGCCTCATCAAAATGCTCGAAAAGCAGGGCATCGGCAGGCCAAGTACCTATGCTACAATTATCGACACCATTATCCATCGCGGGTATGTGCGTCGCAAAAGCAACCAGTTGATTCCTACCTTCACTGCGTTTGCTACAACACATTTGTTAGAGCAGGAGTTTGAGCAACTGGTGGACGTTGGGTTCACCGCCGGCATGGAGCAGGTGCTTGATGATATTGCAGCAGGGGAAGTGAAAGCCAAACCTTATCTCGATCAGTTCTATCAGGGCAAAGACGGCCTTGAAGCAAAGGTTGAGGGAGGGCTCGATAAAATTGATGCGCGCAGCGTGTCTACGGTCACGTCACCCAAATGGGGTGATTATCTCGTCCGTGTAGGCCGCTATGGTCCGTATGTCGAACTCGAGAAAGACGGTGAACGGTTGACTGCTTCTTTGCCGCCAGAATCGGCGCCGGCTGATTTGCTGGAAGAAGACCTGGCTACCATTATTAAGGAAGGCAACGAAGAGGATAAAGTTGTCGGGATCCACCCCGAAGCCTCTATGCCCGTTATCATCCGCAAAGGGCCATATGGACCATATATTCAGTTGGGTGACGATGAGCAGGAAGGCAAGCCCAAGCGGATCTCAATTCCGAAAGGCACGTCGCCCAGCGAAGTAGACCTCGACAAAGCCGTTAACCTGCTCGCTTTGCCGCGCGTGCTGGGTAGCCATCCTGAAACCGGGACAGACATTTCCGCTAACATCGGTCGGTATGGCCCTTATGTACATCATGGCCGTACGTTTGCCTCTCTTACTGCAGAAGATGATGTGCTGACGGTAGAGCTGTCGCGTGCGCTTGAGTTGATCAACAAGAAAAACAAGAAGAGCGCTGCGCTGCGTACGCTGGGTGAACATCCTGAAACTGGCGATCCGATCGATGTGATGGAAGGCCGCTATGGTCCTTATGTGAAGCATCAGAAAACTAATGCGTCGCTGCCGAAGGGTGTAGAACCAGATGCGTTGACGATGGATCAGGCCCTAGAATTGCTGGCTGCCAAAGCCAAGTCTAAAGGGAAGAAGCGGACGACACGGAAAAAGAAGAAGTAA
- a CDS encoding TonB-dependent receptor, producing the protein MSLKKFFVTLASQTLLLCLLTTAVAHGQGAVLKGLVTDDGGLPLPGVNVLLTELNTGAATGVDGTYRIEAIPAGTYTLVISAIGYRRYSRELSLTDGEVRSEDVALNEIVLESTGVTVTASRREQRSATAPVSLAIMTPRELESRNVYAIDEALRHIPGVQVKGNQVSIRGSTGYSYNVGSRVQFLLDGLPLLTPDSDGIPFEALPFDQIERIEVLKGPGSALYGSGALGGVINIITKNFPDTPETSIKTFAGGYEPVKFDTWRIEWDKAEDVRPFFGGSFTHAQKVSEKFGFWANMHYRRDPGYTRLSERTSLLSFVKLGWRPKTTTRFELLTSWLYRKKDDFIFWNGVWDALNPGILPNGNPAASDNVSSQFGLLPTFTRVINPKLYYSIKGRLFGIHLRPLDDDTGKPRDVETDGTRGLRYGAEFQLNWTPRTNHFLTAGFSVDSNWAQSSFFGDELDGNAASFLQPEGAAFAQWEQPLIGGLNLVAGARFDLYAISSEEAITRFSPKINLYYIVNDYLTLRSAYGQGFRVPSIAERFANDEAFGITSNPNIRPEESTSIEVGLRALTQINSTNEIQFDLAVFYNEYSNLIESGVNTDLGALWFRNLPDAEIRGIETGIDGAFFAGKLQTRLGYSYLDSETTRINPDTGIEETLPLEFRANHQFTFAIDIQPWKGLQAGADLRYISEPERFNEDFGFIVTSAEVLTEARVLDARLGWQWSNFRAGFILRNALEYYYLERPARLAPPRHVILQLQAKF; encoded by the coding sequence ATGTCATTGAAGAAGTTTTTCGTTACGCTTGCATCTCAGACACTCTTGCTTTGCCTGCTGACCACTGCCGTTGCACACGGACAGGGTGCAGTACTTAAAGGGCTCGTCACTGACGATGGCGGCCTGCCATTGCCCGGCGTCAACGTCCTGCTAACCGAACTAAACACGGGCGCGGCTACGGGTGTCGACGGTACGTACCGTATTGAGGCCATCCCGGCCGGGACCTATACCCTTGTAATTTCTGCCATCGGATACCGCAGATACAGCCGCGAACTCTCCCTGACAGATGGCGAGGTCCGGTCCGAAGATGTTGCGCTGAATGAGATTGTACTCGAGTCCACGGGCGTAACGGTCACCGCGTCTCGACGCGAACAACGCTCTGCTACAGCGCCGGTCAGTCTTGCCATCATGACGCCCCGCGAACTGGAGTCGCGCAATGTCTACGCAATTGACGAAGCCCTACGCCACATCCCCGGCGTCCAGGTGAAAGGCAACCAGGTCAGCATTCGTGGCTCGACGGGTTATTCCTACAATGTAGGCAGCCGCGTCCAGTTTTTGCTGGATGGCCTGCCCCTACTCACGCCCGACAGCGACGGCATTCCCTTTGAAGCCCTGCCGTTCGACCAGATTGAGCGGATCGAAGTGCTTAAAGGCCCCGGTTCAGCCCTGTATGGCAGCGGTGCGCTTGGTGGGGTGATAAACATCATCACAAAAAACTTCCCTGATACCCCCGAGACCAGTATCAAAACATTTGCCGGCGGCTATGAACCCGTAAAATTTGACACATGGCGGATTGAATGGGACAAAGCTGAAGACGTCCGGCCGTTTTTTGGAGGCTCCTTTACCCATGCGCAAAAGGTCAGTGAAAAGTTTGGATTCTGGGCAAACATGCACTACCGCCGCGACCCGGGCTATACACGCCTCAGCGAACGCACCAGCCTGCTCAGCTTTGTCAAACTGGGATGGCGGCCCAAAACAACTACCCGTTTCGAACTGTTGACCAGTTGGTTATATCGCAAAAAAGACGATTTCATATTCTGGAATGGTGTATGGGATGCGCTAAACCCCGGTATATTACCCAACGGCAATCCAGCTGCAAGCGACAACGTATCCAGCCAATTTGGCTTGCTGCCCACGTTCACCCGGGTAATCAACCCCAAGCTCTACTACAGCATCAAAGGGCGACTCTTTGGCATTCATTTGCGCCCGCTGGATGATGATACGGGCAAACCACGGGATGTAGAAACCGATGGCACTCGCGGCCTGCGCTACGGCGCTGAGTTTCAGCTTAACTGGACACCCCGCACGAACCACTTCCTGACTGCCGGCTTCTCCGTCGACTCAAACTGGGCGCAGTCGAGCTTTTTTGGCGATGAACTCGATGGCAATGCCGCCTCGTTCCTTCAACCCGAAGGCGCTGCGTTCGCCCAATGGGAGCAACCGCTTATTGGCGGACTCAACCTGGTTGCCGGCGCCCGGTTTGATCTGTATGCGATCAGTTCAGAAGAAGCCATCACCCGGTTCAGCCCGAAAATCAACCTTTACTACATCGTCAATGACTACCTGACCCTGCGTTCAGCCTACGGTCAAGGCTTTCGCGTGCCGAGCATCGCAGAACGATTTGCCAACGATGAAGCTTTTGGTATTACAAGCAACCCGAATATCCGGCCAGAAGAAAGCACCAGTATTGAAGTTGGCCTCCGCGCCCTGACGCAGATTAACAGCACCAATGAAATCCAGTTTGATCTGGCCGTCTTTTACAATGAGTATTCAAACCTGATTGAATCGGGCGTCAACACCGACCTCGGCGCATTGTGGTTCAGAAACTTGCCAGACGCAGAAATACGCGGCATCGAGACGGGCATAGACGGTGCGTTTTTCGCCGGCAAATTGCAAACGCGACTCGGCTACAGTTACCTCGACTCGGAAACCACGCGCATTAACCCGGACACCGGCATCGAAGAAACACTGCCCCTGGAATTCAGGGCCAACCACCAGTTTACCTTTGCCATCGACATACAACCGTGGAAAGGGCTGCAAGCCGGCGCAGACCTGCGGTATATCAGCGAGCCAGAGCGGTTCAACGAAGATTTTGGTTTTATCGTAACCAGCGCTGAAGTGCTTACAGAGGCCCGCGTGCTGGATGCGCGGCTGGGTTGGCAGTGGTCAAACTTCCGCGCCGGCTTCATCCTTCGGAATGCCCTTGAGTACTACTACCTCGAACGGCCGGCACGCCTCGCCCCACCCCGACATGTAATCCTACAGTTACAGGCTAAATTCTAG